In one Lasioglossum baleicum chromosome 17, iyLasBale1, whole genome shotgun sequence genomic region, the following are encoded:
- the Cox7b gene encoding cytochrome c oxidase subunit 7B produces the protein MFRHLVRPVARIASRGARSSHHEPPHILRPPHMDELPIPQGCWKEAHERNNRRYNMQLIAGVVGLIGTIAFGRATGLLWLNYTVPTPKE, from the exons ATGTTTCGTCACCTTGTGAGACCCGTGGCTCGGATTGCAAGTCGAG GTGCTCGGTCAAGTCACCATGAACCTCCTCATATTTTACGGCCACCGCACATGGATGAACTGCCAATACCACAAGGTTGTTGGAAGGAAGCGCATGAAAGAAATAATAGAAGATATAACATGCAATTAATTGCCGGTGTTGTTGGACTTATCGGTACCATTGCATTT GGTAGAGCCACTGGACTGCTCTGGCTGAATTACACTGTACCAACTCCAAAAGAGTAA
- the Sec3 gene encoding exocyst complex component Sec3, whose protein sequence is MAAIRHTLQREVFTPGDEKLLSVSYVSKAYKKKKMSFLCLTTTTDTPPSLLLYQVKKNDKNVFKKKQSWSLSDIQIVDGVKNDSMDIELHIDKVYKWSVTTAQERRTFLSNLYTYSCSLAQRPQFKNIPKEWLIDPSSLKESDSITFTPELLSSPISSDYQPITEKEAIDLKQMMENCEHAVANAELFMETLSKDLSILDGENVQSVLASEARVTQLMNSIEAAITEASIVEARLAAYDEALGRIREVMARVGQKNQAIHTANSNARLLLDQLNTVISQLDISPTHQHILNEAELPGEKEELSQAGAALLKATTAPLPSGLDKLSAVTEQKRRLDKHRAKFSIIVARHLNNLFIHLGNDVGEIPTSSTDLILPTHQAVHHELEPYTELMQLLRALDNKAFIQLTKVYTDTMSKLYKRDLKRFFEEARNKLISKRLQANTSRSSGQKAEDLLNPAPICLLSSEVWAPVGDGNLLDSVLDCMLSQMQPVCLAEQAFCISFLQLDSVLSPSKSSELEETDNVSNGAASPGSVTSTASKKLERQVNEEVRATMAAIFPSLEIELNNFIAFLDKIDSFWCMYVLVRLSQHVMSAQDTGSFLSMTFASALIQVKRSFDKFMQTQSQAILSDTKVNRRNKCGILSYVEHFEHFAKTAEKIFKNSDRKVDLEKWYTKLVSAMFEAIVIHSREHHKTPPEVIKMENFHHLYDLLSQLKISVLDHERKEAKQKYHDALKAYVTQYFGRPLEKLNLFFEGVQAKVGAGVKESEVSYQMAFSKQELRRVVKEYPAREVKKGLENLYRKVEKHLCEEENLLQVVWREMQGEFIAQYIYIEELIQRCYPDSMVTLEFTIQDILEFFSEIARSH, encoded by the exons ATGGCAGCGATACGGCATACATTGCAAAGGGAAGTGTTTACTCCTGGCGATGAGAAATTATTAAGCGTATCTTATGTAAGTAAAGcatataaaaagaagaaaatgagCTTTCTCTGTTTAACTACGACCACAGATACGCCTCCGTCGTTACTTTTGTATCAAGTAAAGAAGAACGATAagaatgtatttaaaaaaaagcagTCATGGTCGTTGAGCGACATTCAAATTGTTGACGGAGTTAAGAATGATTCTATGGATATagaattacatattgataaagtATACAAATGGTCTGTAACAACAGCTCAGGAACGAAGAACATTTCTGAGCAATTTGTATACCTATTCTTGTAGTCTAGCTCAACGAccgcaatttaaaaatattcctaAAGAATGGCTTATAGATCCAAGTTCCTTGAAGGAAAGCGATAGTATCACTTTTACACCAG AACTGCTCTCATCACCCATCTCATCAGATTATCAACCTATTACTGAAaaagaagctattgatttaaaaCAGATGATGGAAAATTGCGAACATGCAGTTGCTAATGCGGAACTCTTTATGGAAACTCTTTCCAAAGATCTCTCTATTCTTGATGGG GAGAATGTACAATCAGTTTTGGCATCGGAAGCCCGTGTAACTCAATTGATGAACAGCATTGAAGCTGCAATAACTGAAGCTTCAATTGTGGAAGCTCGTCTTGCAGCTTACGACGAAGCGCTTGGCAGAATTAGAGAAGTTATGGCTCGTGTAGGCCAAAAGAACCAAGCTATTCATACTGCTAACAGTAATGCAAGACTTCTGCTAGATCAGTTGAATACCGTCATT TCACAATTGGACATTTCACCGACCCATCAACACATTTTGAACGAAGCTGAGCTACcaggagaaaaagaagaactCAGTCAAGCAGGTGCTGCTCTTTTAAAAGCCACCACAGCTCCCTTGCCATCGGGACTTGATAAATTAAGTGCAGTAACCGAGCAAAAGAGACGTCTTGATAAGCATAGagcaaaattttctataattgtgGCTAGGCACTTGAATAATCTTTTTATACATTTG GGCAATGACGTCGGAGAAATACCAACATCATCAACAGATTTGATTCTTCCAACGCATCAAGCAGTTCACCACGAACTTGAGCCATATACTGAGTTGATGCAATTATTAAGAGCATTGGACAATAAAGCTTTTATACAATTAACCAAAGTTTATACAGATACAATGAGTAAATTATATAAAAGAGATCTAAAACGATTTTTTGAAGAAGCAAGGAATAAACTGATTTCTAAGCGTCTTCAAG CAAATACATCAAGGTCTAGCGGACAAAAGGCAGAAGATTTACTAAATCCAGCACCTATCTGTTTGTTAAGCAGTGAAGTATGGGCACCTGTAGGAGATGGAAATCTTTTAGACTCAGTTCTTGATTGTATGCTTTCACAAATGCAACCAGTTTGTCTTGCAGAGCAAGCCTTTTGTATTTCGTTTCTACAGTTAGATTCTGTTCTTTCTCCATCGAAA AGCAGCGAATTAGAAGAAACAGATAACGTTAGCAATGGAGCAGCAAGTCCTGGATCAGTTACCTCCACAGCAAGTAAAAAGTTGGAAAGACAAGTAAATGAAGAAGTACGTGCAACGATGGCAGCAATATTTCCATCATTGGaaattgaattaaataattttattgcctTTTTAGATAAAATTGATAGTTT TTGGTGTATGTATGTTTTGGTACGTTTGTCCCAGCATGTTATGTCAGCACAAGATACTGGTTCGTTTCTATCAATGACATTTGCTTCAGCTTTGATTCAAGTTAAAAGATCTTTCGACAAATTTATGCAAACTCAGTCACAGGCGATTTTATCTGATACTAAAGTTAATCGCAGAAACAAGTGTGGTATATTGTCGTATGTAgaacattttgaacattttgcaaAAACAGCAGagaaaatcttcaaaaattCCGATCGAAAAGTTGATCTTGAAAAATGGTACACTAAATTAGTAAGTGCAATGTTTGAAGCAATTGTTATCCATAGTAGAGAACATCATAAAACTCCACCAGAAGTTATTAAGATGG aaaattttcatcaTTTGTACGATCTACTGTCGCAATTAAAAATATCTGTACTTGACCACGAACGTAAGGAAGCTAAACAGAAATACCATGACGCTTTGAAAGCCTATGTTACACAATATTTTGGAAGACCTCTTGAGAAACTTAAT CTATTTTTTGAAGGTGTACAAGCGAAAGTTGGTGCTGGAGTTAAAGAATCTGAAGTTAGTTATCAAATGGCTTTCAGCAAACAAGAACTTAGGCGTGTTGTAAAGGAATATCCAGCTCGAGAAGTGAAAAAGGGCTTGGAAAATCTGTATAGAAAAGTTGAAAAGCATCTGTGCGAGGAAGAAAATTTATTACAA GTTGTCTGGCGTGAAATGCAAGGTGAATTCATTGcacaatatatatacatagagGAATTGATACAACGATGTTATCCAGACAGTATGGTAACCCTTGAATTTACCATACAGGACATATTAGAATTTTTCTCTGAGATAGCTCGATCTCATTGA